One genomic region from Arthrobacter sp. YN encodes:
- a CDS encoding sugar nucleotide-binding protein, with product MEPAQQLRSRNTPIPGLVLFELPVHGDDRGWFKENWHRKKMLDLGLPDFGPVQNNISFNAARGTTRGIHAEPWDKFISVAAGRIFGAWVDLREGPGFGTMFCAEMTPKDAVYVPRGVGNAFQTLEDDTAYTYLVNDHWSAEAQNDYTFLNVADHHVAVPWPIPLDHAVLSTQDKGHPRLPDVKPMQPRRTLVLGADGQLGKALRGEYAGEASVEFAGRADFDLTSWESYAARDWRKYSTIINAAAFTGVDAAETADGRAAAWAINATAVARLARIAVEHSLTLVHVSSDYVFDGTTDVHREDENPTPLGVYGQSKAAGEIAVATVPRHYIVRTSWVVGEGRNFVRTMAALAAQGVSPSVVDDQWGRLSFAVDVASAIRHLVDHQAPYGTYNVSNSGERASWAGVARDVFRHCGADPVRVKPVSTADYAKPGTAPRPHSSVLDLSKIRATGFDPVPAPVRLAEFLEGLEP from the coding sequence GTGGAGCCGGCACAGCAGTTGCGTTCACGAAACACACCGATCCCAGGGCTGGTGCTTTTCGAGTTGCCGGTTCACGGGGATGACCGGGGATGGTTCAAGGAAAACTGGCATCGGAAGAAGATGCTGGACCTGGGGCTCCCGGACTTCGGGCCGGTGCAAAACAACATTTCCTTCAACGCTGCGCGGGGAACTACCCGGGGAATCCATGCCGAACCGTGGGACAAGTTCATTTCGGTTGCGGCAGGGAGGATCTTTGGCGCGTGGGTGGACCTGCGCGAGGGGCCCGGCTTCGGCACCATGTTCTGTGCGGAAATGACGCCCAAGGATGCGGTGTACGTTCCCCGCGGTGTTGGAAACGCCTTCCAAACCCTGGAGGACGACACCGCGTACACGTACCTGGTCAATGATCACTGGAGTGCTGAGGCGCAGAACGACTACACCTTCCTCAACGTGGCCGACCACCACGTAGCCGTTCCGTGGCCCATTCCGTTGGACCATGCTGTTCTGTCGACCCAGGACAAGGGCCACCCACGCTTGCCGGACGTAAAGCCCATGCAGCCGCGGCGAACGCTGGTCCTCGGAGCGGACGGGCAACTAGGCAAAGCCTTACGGGGTGAGTATGCCGGAGAGGCCAGCGTGGAATTCGCCGGCCGGGCAGATTTCGATCTCACGTCGTGGGAATCGTACGCGGCACGGGACTGGCGGAAGTACTCCACCATCATCAATGCGGCAGCATTTACGGGCGTTGACGCTGCCGAAACCGCGGATGGCCGCGCGGCCGCCTGGGCCATCAACGCAACAGCCGTGGCCCGCTTGGCGAGGATCGCCGTCGAGCATTCACTGACGCTGGTCCATGTTTCCAGCGACTACGTCTTCGACGGAACTACCGACGTTCACCGGGAGGACGAAAATCCGACGCCCCTGGGTGTCTACGGCCAGAGCAAAGCAGCTGGAGAGATAGCCGTGGCGACGGTCCCGCGGCACTACATCGTGCGGACCAGTTGGGTAGTTGGTGAGGGTCGAAACTTTGTTCGAACCATGGCTGCTTTGGCCGCCCAGGGGGTTTCGCCGTCCGTGGTTGATGACCAATGGGGGAGGCTGAGCTTCGCCGTCGACGTCGCTTCGGCCATCCGTCATTTGGTGGACCATCAGGCCCCGTATGGCACGTACAACGTCAGCAACAGCGGCGAGCGGGCATCCTGGGCCGGCGTTGCCAGGGATGTGTTCCGTCACTGCGGGGCCGATCCCGTCCGGGTGAAGCCTGTCAGCACTGCAGACTATGCCAAGCCCGGTACCGCCCCGCGCCCCCACAGCAGCGTTCTGGACCTGTCGAAGATCCGGGCCACCGGATTTGACCCGGTTCCAGCGCCCGTGCGCCTGGCGGAGTTTTTGGAGGGTTTGGAACCCTAG
- the rfbB gene encoding dTDP-glucose 4,6-dehydratase, producing the protein MQRILVTGGAGFIGCNFVHYIMGHTGLHVTVLDKLTYAGNIESLAGLPPERFEFVQGDICDAAVVDPLTAAVDAVVHFAAESHNDNSLEEPRPFLDTNLLGTFTLIEAARKHGTRFHHISTDEVYGDLALDEPGRFTEESVYRPTSPYSATKAGSDLLVRAWVRSFGLKATISNCSNNYGPYQHVEKFIPRQITNILEGTRPRLYGNGRNVRDWIHVEDHSSAVVAILEGGRVGETYLIGADGERSNREVVEKLLSLADQPSDAYDLVTDRPGHDLRYAIDSSKLRRELGWSPRFSDFDAGLAATVQWYRDNEAWWRPQKASTESKYAGQGH; encoded by the coding sequence ATGCAGAGAATCCTTGTCACCGGCGGGGCCGGATTCATCGGATGCAACTTTGTCCACTACATCATGGGCCACACCGGCCTTCATGTCACGGTCCTGGATAAATTGACCTATGCAGGCAATATCGAATCGCTTGCCGGGTTGCCGCCTGAACGCTTCGAATTTGTGCAGGGTGACATTTGTGATGCCGCAGTGGTGGATCCGCTGACTGCCGCCGTGGATGCTGTGGTGCACTTCGCCGCCGAGTCCCACAATGACAACTCCCTGGAAGAGCCCCGGCCCTTCCTCGACACCAACCTGCTGGGAACATTCACCCTGATCGAAGCCGCGCGAAAGCACGGCACCCGGTTCCATCACATCTCCACGGACGAGGTTTACGGCGATCTTGCCCTGGATGAACCGGGCCGGTTCACCGAAGAATCCGTTTACCGGCCCACAAGTCCGTACTCAGCTACGAAAGCAGGCTCGGACCTGCTGGTGCGGGCATGGGTCAGGTCCTTCGGCCTCAAGGCGACCATCAGCAATTGCTCCAACAATTACGGTCCGTACCAGCACGTTGAGAAGTTCATCCCCCGGCAGATCACCAACATCCTGGAAGGCACGCGGCCGCGCCTCTACGGCAACGGCCGCAACGTGCGCGACTGGATTCACGTCGAAGACCATTCCTCGGCGGTGGTGGCCATTCTTGAAGGTGGGCGGGTGGGTGAAACCTACCTGATTGGGGCCGACGGCGAACGGTCCAACAGGGAGGTGGTGGAAAAGCTGTTGTCCCTCGCCGACCAGCCCAGCGACGCCTACGACCTGGTGACCGACCGGCCAGGCCATGACCTGCGCTACGCCATCGATTCAAGCAAGCTCCGCCGGGAACTTGGGTGGTCGCCCCGGTTTTCGGACTTCGACGCCGGTCTGGCTGCCACCGTTCAGTGGTACCGGGACAACGAAGCCTGGTGGCGGCCCCAGAAAGCCTCAACGGAATCCAAATACGCCGGCCAGGGCCACTAA
- the rfbA gene encoding glucose-1-phosphate thymidylyltransferase RfbA translates to MRGIILAGGTGSRLHPITLGISKQLVPVFDKPMIYYPLCTLMLAGIRDVLIITTPGDATQFQRLLGDGSQFGINLTYAEQPTPDGLAQAFILGERHIGSGKVALILGDNIFNGPGMGNQLRHYVDVDGGAIFGYWVKDPSAYGVVEFDDDGLAVSIEEKPSMPKSNYAVPGLYFYDNSVVAMAKDLKPSPRGELEITDINRKYMDLGRLHVQKFPRGTAWLDTGTFSDLNDASNYVRTTENRQGLKIGAPEEVAWRMGYLDDDGLRQQAAKLAKSGYGSYLLDILDRQ, encoded by the coding sequence TTGCGAGGAATTATTCTTGCAGGTGGGACGGGTTCCAGGCTCCATCCCATCACGCTCGGAATCAGTAAACAGTTGGTTCCCGTGTTCGACAAGCCCATGATCTATTACCCGTTGTGCACACTGATGCTTGCCGGGATCCGCGATGTCCTCATCATCACCACTCCCGGCGATGCCACCCAGTTCCAACGGCTCCTGGGCGATGGTTCACAGTTCGGCATCAACCTGACGTACGCAGAACAGCCGACGCCGGACGGGTTGGCCCAGGCGTTCATCCTGGGGGAGCGGCACATCGGGTCAGGCAAGGTGGCCCTCATCCTCGGCGACAACATTTTTAATGGGCCCGGTATGGGCAACCAGTTACGCCACTACGTCGATGTCGACGGCGGTGCCATCTTCGGCTATTGGGTCAAGGACCCGTCCGCCTACGGGGTGGTGGAGTTCGACGACGACGGCCTGGCGGTATCCATTGAAGAGAAGCCGTCCATGCCCAAAAGCAATTACGCCGTCCCCGGCTTGTACTTTTACGACAATTCCGTAGTTGCCATGGCCAAGGACCTCAAACCCTCCCCACGCGGGGAACTGGAGATCACGGACATCAACAGGAAGTACATGGACCTCGGCCGGTTGCACGTACAGAAGTTTCCCCGCGGCACCGCTTGGTTGGACACGGGCACCTTCAGCGACCTGAACGATGCTTCCAACTACGTCCGCACCACTGAGAACCGGCAGGGCTTAAAGATCGGGGCACCCGAGGAAGTTGCCTGGCGGATGGGCTACCTGGACGACGACGGACTTCGACAACAGGCTGCCAAGCTGGCCAAGAGCGGGTATGGCAGCTATCTGCTGGACATCCTGGACCGGCAATAG
- a CDS encoding aldo/keto reductase: MQQRYVGNSGFRVSSLSLGTMSWAQETDEQDAAEVLHAFVAAGGTVVDTAASYAQGQAEAMLGSMLGDVVARSELVISTKAGVSSSDSRRSINASRGAMLSALDASLARLGTDYIDIWFAHEWDANVPLDETLSALELAQRTGRARYVGISNYNGWQTAKAAAVAGFTLVANQSEYSLVQRKAEDELIPAVEDAGLGLMAWGPLGRGVLSGKYRGQIPADSRAAQNRLAAYVEPYLEPRASRVVEAVAMAARGLGRTPMDVSLSWLLSRPGVATAIVGARNAVQLKELLDAQLTVLPAEIGRALEDVSAL; the protein is encoded by the coding sequence ATGCAGCAGCGTTATGTCGGGAACAGTGGGTTCCGCGTGTCCTCCTTGTCCCTTGGAACCATGTCCTGGGCACAGGAGACCGATGAGCAGGACGCTGCCGAAGTCCTCCACGCATTTGTCGCTGCCGGCGGCACGGTGGTTGATACGGCGGCCTCCTATGCCCAAGGCCAGGCCGAGGCCATGCTGGGTTCCATGTTGGGCGATGTCGTGGCCCGCTCCGAACTGGTCATCTCCACCAAAGCCGGCGTGTCGTCGTCGGACTCAAGGCGCAGCATTAATGCTTCACGCGGCGCCATGCTGTCCGCGCTCGATGCCAGCCTCGCAAGGCTGGGAACCGACTACATCGACATCTGGTTCGCCCACGAGTGGGATGCCAACGTGCCACTCGACGAGACCCTTTCAGCGCTGGAACTTGCCCAGAGGACCGGACGTGCCCGGTATGTGGGAATTTCCAACTACAACGGCTGGCAGACCGCCAAAGCAGCTGCTGTGGCGGGATTCACCCTGGTGGCCAACCAGTCGGAGTATTCCCTGGTCCAGCGCAAGGCCGAAGACGAACTGATTCCTGCTGTGGAGGACGCCGGATTGGGTCTTATGGCGTGGGGGCCGTTGGGCAGGGGCGTCCTCAGCGGCAAATACCGTGGACAGATTCCAGCGGATTCCCGTGCCGCGCAGAACCGCCTGGCTGCCTATGTTGAGCCGTATTTGGAACCGAGGGCTTCCCGTGTGGTGGAAGCAGTGGCCATGGCTGCCCGCGGGCTGGGTCGCACACCTATGGATGTCTCCCTGAGCTGGCTGCTCTCACGCCCCGGCGTGGCGACGGCAATCGTCGGGGCGAGGAACGCCGTCCAGCTCAAGGAACTGCTGGACGCACAATTGACGGTTCTGCCTGCGGAGATAGGACGCGCCCTGGAGGACGTTTCGGCGCTGTAG
- a CDS encoding undecaprenyl-diphosphate phosphatase — MNWIEAALLGLVQGLTEFLPISSSAHLRIVGSFLPNASDPGAAFTAITQLGTETAVIVYFWRDIVRIVRAWFGSLTGKVERSNPDARMGWLVILGSLPIIVLGLLFQDQIESVLRSMWIVATMLIVFGMILAVADAIGRQERDLTQLTYKHGILYGFAQAMALIPGVSRSGGTITAGLLMGYTREAAARYSFLLAIPAVFGSGLYQLYKTVSNDGLAGPYGLAETAMATVIAFVVGYIIIGWFLKFVSTRSYRLFVWYRILLGLALYVLLYFNVISA; from the coding sequence GTGAACTGGATAGAAGCAGCCTTGCTGGGCCTGGTGCAGGGCCTCACCGAATTCCTCCCGATCTCCTCGAGCGCACACCTGCGGATCGTCGGCTCATTCCTCCCGAATGCTTCCGATCCCGGTGCCGCGTTTACTGCCATCACGCAGTTGGGAACCGAAACCGCCGTCATCGTCTACTTCTGGCGCGACATCGTGAGGATCGTCCGCGCCTGGTTCGGGTCCCTCACTGGCAAAGTGGAGCGCAGCAATCCCGATGCCCGCATGGGGTGGCTCGTCATTCTGGGCAGCCTCCCGATCATCGTCCTGGGGTTGCTGTTCCAGGACCAGATCGAGTCGGTGTTGCGCAGCATGTGGATCGTGGCCACCATGCTGATCGTTTTCGGCATGATCCTGGCTGTCGCGGACGCGATCGGCCGGCAGGAGAGGGATCTCACACAACTGACGTACAAGCACGGCATTCTGTACGGGTTCGCCCAGGCCATGGCCCTGATACCGGGGGTCTCCCGCTCCGGTGGAACCATCACCGCCGGCCTCCTCATGGGGTACACCCGTGAAGCCGCTGCCCGGTATTCGTTCCTGCTGGCCATCCCGGCCGTGTTCGGCAGTGGCCTGTACCAGCTGTACAAGACGGTTTCCAACGATGGACTGGCCGGTCCCTACGGCTTGGCGGAGACTGCGATGGCTACGGTCATCGCTTTCGTCGTCGGCTACATCATCATTGGCTGGTTCCTGAAGTTCGTCTCCACCCGAAGTTACCGGCTGTTCGTCTGGTACCGGATCCTCTTGGGCCTGGCCTTGTATGTCTTGCTGTATTTCAATGTCATCAGTGCCTAG
- the mshC gene encoding cysteine--1-D-myo-inosityl 2-amino-2-deoxy-alpha-D-glucopyranoside ligase, translating to MKSWTSRPVPELPGSMPQLRLFDTALGRVVEVERQPEQSMYVCGITPYDATHMGHAASYVAFDLLNRAWRDAGRRVSYVQNVTDIDDPLLERATATGVDWRELAQSQIDLFQTDMDALNVLAPNHYIGAVEAIPDIVPAIERLIADGVAYRVHGSDGEPDGDVYYDVEMAGKRSDATDAWTLGDVSGLGETEMLALFAERGGDPARAGKRHALDPLLWRVAREGEPHWPGASLGDGRPGWHIECTVIAQKYLPAPFTVQGGGSDLVFPHHEMGAGHAYSLSGVPLARHYAHAGMVGLDGEKMSKSKGNLVLVSKLRAAGEEPAAIRLAILANHYRSDWSWTDEEFAAAKKRLAQWREAAEHAQTGSAGPLVGAMRKELANDLNAPGAISAIDRWAEDTLRSDAPASDQDSAVISDAINALLGVEL from the coding sequence GTGAAATCGTGGACCTCCCGCCCTGTTCCTGAGCTGCCCGGCAGCATGCCGCAACTACGGCTGTTCGACACAGCCCTTGGCCGTGTAGTGGAGGTTGAACGGCAACCGGAACAGTCCATGTATGTCTGCGGCATCACGCCGTACGACGCGACCCACATGGGTCACGCGGCAAGCTACGTGGCCTTTGATCTCCTGAACCGTGCTTGGCGCGACGCTGGCCGCCGCGTCTCCTACGTCCAAAATGTCACGGATATCGATGACCCCCTGCTGGAGCGCGCCACCGCCACAGGGGTGGACTGGCGCGAACTTGCCCAGAGCCAGATCGACCTGTTCCAGACCGACATGGACGCTCTGAACGTCCTTGCACCCAATCACTACATCGGCGCCGTTGAGGCCATCCCGGATATCGTTCCCGCCATCGAGCGCCTCATTGCCGACGGGGTTGCCTACCGCGTCCACGGTTCTGACGGTGAGCCTGACGGCGATGTCTATTACGACGTCGAAATGGCAGGCAAGCGCTCGGACGCAACAGACGCCTGGACCCTGGGGGACGTGTCCGGACTCGGTGAAACAGAGATGCTGGCGCTGTTCGCAGAACGCGGCGGAGATCCCGCAAGGGCGGGAAAACGCCATGCACTGGATCCGCTGCTCTGGCGCGTGGCCCGCGAAGGCGAGCCACATTGGCCTGGCGCAAGCCTCGGAGATGGCCGGCCCGGTTGGCACATCGAATGCACGGTCATTGCACAGAAGTATCTTCCGGCACCCTTTACCGTCCAGGGCGGAGGCTCGGACCTCGTGTTCCCGCACCACGAAATGGGAGCCGGCCATGCTTACTCTCTGTCCGGGGTGCCCTTGGCACGGCACTATGCGCACGCCGGCATGGTGGGTCTGGACGGAGAAAAGATGAGCAAGTCCAAGGGCAACCTTGTTCTTGTCTCCAAGCTCCGAGCGGCTGGTGAAGAACCGGCGGCCATCCGCCTGGCGATTCTGGCCAACCACTACCGTTCGGACTGGTCCTGGACCGATGAGGAGTTTGCGGCAGCCAAGAAGCGGCTGGCGCAGTGGCGTGAAGCAGCGGAGCATGCCCAGACAGGTTCGGCGGGTCCGCTGGTGGGCGCGATGCGCAAGGAGCTGGCCAACGACCTCAACGCTCCCGGAGCCATTTCCGCAATTGATCGATGGGCAGAAGACACCCTGCGGAGCGATGCTCCGGCATCCGATCAGGACAGTGCCGTCATCTCTGACGCCATCAATGCTCTGCTTGGCGTGGAACTCTGA
- a CDS encoding PAC2 family protein translates to MNSVDGTPEGQDITAEPERFLKEPADGQRVTVMLAAFEGWNDAGEAASDALHYLNKLWDGKKVATVDAEEYYDFQFTRPTVRRTSSGARKVKWPSTRIYKAAVPDSNVDVVFVLGTEPSYRWRAYTTELLVHAEALKVDSVVLIGALLADVPHSRPIPVSTTTEDSSLRERLNLEASQYEGPVGIVGVLAEFAMLAGLPTVSLWAAVPHYVAQPPSPKAQLAILHKVEDLLQVPLDSLALAEESEAWERGVDELATEDPEIAAYVRQLEEAKDTADLPEASGESIAREFERYLKRRGKDRP, encoded by the coding sequence ATGAACAGTGTGGACGGGACACCCGAAGGACAGGACATCACCGCGGAGCCCGAGCGTTTCCTCAAGGAACCTGCGGACGGCCAGCGTGTCACGGTAATGCTTGCCGCCTTTGAGGGCTGGAACGATGCCGGTGAAGCCGCCAGCGATGCGCTGCACTACCTCAACAAGCTGTGGGACGGTAAGAAGGTTGCCACGGTGGATGCCGAGGAGTACTACGACTTCCAATTCACGCGGCCTACTGTGCGGAGGACATCCTCCGGGGCCCGCAAGGTCAAATGGCCATCGACCCGCATCTACAAGGCGGCCGTTCCGGACAGCAACGTAGATGTGGTCTTTGTCCTGGGCACCGAACCTTCGTACCGCTGGCGTGCCTACACCACGGAATTGCTGGTCCACGCCGAAGCACTCAAGGTTGACTCCGTGGTTCTGATTGGCGCATTGCTGGCTGACGTGCCGCATAGCCGACCCATCCCAGTGAGTACCACCACCGAGGACAGCTCATTGCGGGAGCGGCTCAACCTTGAGGCCTCCCAGTACGAGGGGCCCGTGGGCATCGTCGGTGTGCTCGCTGAATTTGCCATGCTTGCTGGCTTGCCGACTGTCTCCCTGTGGGCCGCAGTCCCCCACTACGTGGCGCAGCCGCCCTCCCCCAAGGCCCAGCTCGCCATTCTGCACAAGGTTGAGGATCTGCTTCAGGTTCCGCTGGACAGCTTGGCCCTGGCTGAAGAATCAGAGGCCTGGGAGCGCGGAGTGGACGAACTCGCCACCGAGGACCCGGAAATTGCCGCCTATGTACGGCAACTGGAGGAGGCCAAGGATACGGCCGATCTCCCGGAAGCGTCCGGGGAGTCCATTGCCCGCGAATTCGAGCGGTACCTCAAGCGACGCGGCAAGGACCGACCCTGA
- a CDS encoding HAD family hydrolase, which yields MHGISCGCVSLLRPQRKARTAGRPVPRRLETMHSSPSQPLLKAVLWDMDGTLVDTEPYWIAAERALVEAHGGSWSHQQAMQLVGQSLLHSAAVLQAAGVRLEAREIVDTLSAQVIEQVRKEVPWRPGARELLDELHQAGIRCALVTMSEGPLAGVVVESLPRPYFEFMVTGDTVANGKPHPEAYLTAVERLRLDDPSLTIHHCVALEDSVPGATAAIASGVITVGIPHQVPLPEDHRMVMWDTLVGRTSSDVQQLVIDRFQAANLLEGAN from the coding sequence ATGCATGGCATTTCATGTGGGTGCGTGTCCCTTCTTCGCCCACAGCGCAAAGCACGCACAGCCGGCCGCCCGGTTCCACGTAGACTGGAAACCATGCATTCCTCACCCAGCCAGCCCCTCCTCAAAGCCGTGCTCTGGGATATGGATGGCACACTCGTGGACACCGAACCCTACTGGATCGCTGCCGAGCGCGCGCTGGTTGAGGCACATGGCGGCAGCTGGTCGCACCAGCAAGCCATGCAGTTGGTGGGGCAATCTTTGCTGCATTCTGCTGCTGTCCTGCAAGCCGCCGGAGTCAGGCTCGAAGCCCGCGAGATCGTGGATACGCTCAGCGCCCAGGTCATTGAGCAGGTCCGCAAGGAAGTTCCGTGGCGCCCGGGTGCGCGCGAACTGTTGGATGAGCTCCATCAGGCCGGCATCCGCTGCGCCCTGGTGACGATGTCCGAGGGCCCGCTGGCCGGCGTTGTGGTGGAAAGCCTGCCCAGGCCCTACTTCGAGTTCATGGTCACCGGGGATACCGTCGCCAACGGAAAACCGCACCCCGAGGCGTACCTTACGGCCGTTGAGCGCCTCCGCCTGGATGATCCGTCCCTGACGATCCACCATTGCGTCGCCTTGGAGGATTCCGTTCCGGGCGCCACCGCGGCCATCGCTTCGGGCGTGATCACCGTGGGAATTCCGCATCAGGTACCGCTCCCGGAGGATCACCGCATGGTCATGTGGGACACCCTCGTGGGCAGGACTTCATCCGATGTCCAGCAACTGGTCATTGACCGCTTCCAGGCAGCAAACCTCCTTGAAGGGGCCAACTAG
- a CDS encoding site-2 protease family protein, which yields MTSSSTPHHATSKKDGIPLGKIAGIPVFLAYSWFVIAGFTVIVYGPALLVRMPDLGIGAYFVALGYALLLAVSVLVHELAHALSAKVFNWPTEKIVLNLWGGHTQFENFTASPGRSVVVALAGPASNFVLAAGMWAVLSTGVLSGVSDILANILMWANLLIGLFNVLPGLPLDGGRLVESAVWKATGSQDKGTIAAGWSGRIIVAALVIWFIGLPLISGSPLDINLMLITVLVCGFLWMGASSSIHHAKLRSRLYLVSAAGLAERAVGVPNSATVADVLDISPTGSPAVVICGPDGKPQGVVDFGAAAAVPPQSTTTTPVTAVAHALGAGAYVPEWSKGQELIQYLARLEGGEYAVVDHNGIVTGLLRQQAVVTAITGKEARRSGRP from the coding sequence GTGACAAGCTCCTCCACCCCGCATCATGCAACCAGTAAGAAGGACGGCATACCCCTCGGAAAGATTGCCGGCATTCCTGTCTTTCTCGCCTATTCGTGGTTTGTGATCGCCGGCTTCACTGTCATCGTGTACGGACCCGCGCTCCTGGTACGGATGCCGGATCTCGGCATCGGAGCCTATTTCGTTGCCTTGGGTTACGCCTTGCTGCTGGCTGTCTCTGTCCTGGTCCATGAACTGGCGCACGCCTTGAGCGCCAAAGTGTTCAACTGGCCCACGGAAAAGATTGTGCTGAACCTTTGGGGCGGCCACACCCAATTCGAGAACTTCACGGCTTCGCCCGGTCGATCAGTAGTGGTCGCCCTGGCCGGCCCTGCCTCCAACTTCGTCCTGGCGGCAGGGATGTGGGCCGTGCTTTCCACAGGAGTCCTCAGCGGTGTCTCAGACATCTTGGCCAACATCCTGATGTGGGCCAACCTCCTGATCGGCCTCTTCAATGTCCTCCCCGGCCTGCCCCTGGATGGCGGGCGTTTGGTTGAGTCGGCCGTGTGGAAAGCAACAGGCAGCCAGGACAAAGGCACCATCGCCGCCGGCTGGTCCGGCCGTATCATCGTTGCCGCCTTGGTCATCTGGTTCATCGGCCTGCCACTCATCAGCGGTTCGCCCTTGGACATCAACCTCATGCTCATCACCGTCCTCGTCTGCGGTTTCCTGTGGATGGGCGCGTCCAGTTCCATTCACCACGCAAAGCTCCGCAGCCGCCTTTACCTCGTGAGCGCTGCGGGCCTGGCAGAGCGCGCCGTGGGCGTACCGAACTCAGCCACCGTGGCCGACGTCCTGGACATATCACCGACCGGAAGTCCCGCCGTCGTGATCTGTGGTCCGGATGGCAAACCGCAGGGCGTAGTGGATTTCGGCGCAGCGGCCGCAGTGCCTCCGCAGTCGACGACGACGACGCCGGTCACCGCAGTGGCCCACGCCCTAGGCGCCGGGGCTTACGTCCCGGAATGGTCCAAGGGCCAGGAACTGATCCAGTACTTGGCACGGCTGGAGGGCGGCGAATACGCTGTGGTGGACCACAACGGAATCGTCACCGGGCTTCTCCGCCAGCAGGCAGTAGTGACGGCGATAACAGGTAAGGAAGCCCGCCGGAGCGGGCGCCCCTGA
- a CDS encoding tRNA (adenine-N1)-methyltransferase, with protein MSSETAAPEANAGTDEASASQAMTGHAVQPTGAARRRGPFRVGERVQLTDERGRMNTITLEVGGAFHTHRGFLNHDEIIGKVDGSVVSNNVGQQYQTLRPLLSDFVLSMPRGAAVVYPKDAGQIVTMADIFPGARVVEAGVGSGALSISLLRAVGDGGYLHSFERREEFADIARGNVETIFGGPHPAWQISLGDFQEEVVKAEAPGSVDRVVLDMLAPWECLDAVATVLAPGGVWISYVATVTQLSRTAEAIRADGRFTEPDAWESMVRGWHLEGLAVRPDHRMVAHTGFLLVTRRLADGVTGISVKRRPSKTEFSEEDLNAWTPGAVGERSVSDKKLRRAARDAIAGTNVQDDPAVTN; from the coding sequence ATGAGCAGCGAAACCGCCGCCCCCGAAGCAAACGCCGGCACCGACGAGGCATCCGCCAGCCAGGCAATGACCGGCCACGCCGTGCAGCCGACGGGCGCTGCGCGCCGCCGCGGGCCTTTCCGCGTCGGTGAGCGGGTCCAGCTCACTGACGAGCGCGGCCGCATGAACACCATCACCCTGGAGGTGGGCGGTGCTTTCCACACCCACCGCGGCTTCCTGAACCACGACGAAATCATCGGCAAGGTGGATGGCTCCGTGGTCAGCAACAACGTTGGCCAGCAGTACCAGACGCTGCGCCCACTGCTCTCCGACTTCGTGTTGTCCATGCCACGCGGCGCTGCTGTGGTCTACCCAAAGGACGCCGGCCAGATTGTCACCATGGCCGACATCTTCCCGGGCGCACGCGTCGTGGAAGCCGGCGTCGGCTCCGGCGCCCTCTCCATCTCCCTGCTGCGCGCCGTGGGTGACGGTGGCTACCTCCACTCGTTTGAGCGTCGCGAGGAATTCGCCGACATCGCCCGTGGCAACGTGGAGACCATTTTCGGTGGACCGCACCCGGCATGGCAGATCTCCCTGGGCGACTTCCAGGAAGAAGTGGTCAAGGCTGAGGCTCCAGGCTCCGTGGACCGTGTGGTCCTGGACATGCTCGCTCCGTGGGAGTGCCTTGATGCTGTGGCCACCGTCCTGGCGCCCGGTGGCGTCTGGATCAGCTACGTGGCCACCGTCACCCAGTTGTCCCGCACAGCCGAGGCCATCCGTGCTGACGGACGCTTTACCGAGCCTGATGCTTGGGAGTCCATGGTCCGCGGTTGGCACCTCGAGGGCCTTGCCGTCCGTCCTGACCACCGCATGGTAGCCCACACCGGCTTCCTCCTGGTGACCCGCCGCCTCGCCGACGGTGTCACCGGAATTTCCGTCAAGCGCCGCCCGTCCAAGACGGAGTTCAGCGAAGAGGACCTCAACGCGTGGACTCCTGGCGCAGTGGGGGAGCGGTCAGTTTCCGACAAGAAACTCCGCCGTGCTGCCCGTGACGCCATCGCCGGCACCAACGTCCAGGACGATCCCGCAGTCACAAACTGA